The genome window CGGCAGTATGCTGTTATTTCTGTTCCATGGCTTTGATAAACTTTAGAAATAACACTTTGTAACATATTAAGCTTAAAAAGTATTCTTTTCCAATATAGTCTGGTTTAACAGCAAGAGTTGTGTTAGAATACTATGACTtcaaacaatgagcacaatttcaAAAGATCGATCCCCCCAGTCGACGTTTTGACACAATACCCCTTTTTTGCCTCAAACTGTGCACAAAACAGACTTAAACAGAAACCGGTCGCCAGGAGAATATTTTAACAGCAGCTTAACGGTGTTACACGTTGTCAATTGTAAACCTCCAGTAGTGCCAAGCTAAACAGCAGTGCGATGTTCATACAGAACCTTACATGGAAGAGCCATCTAACAGTATGTTTGCGATATGAATTTCATGCAAAGTGCATGAACACCGCACCATGGAACCAAGCGCATGATTGCCTCCTTTTCTCCATTAACTTGCCGCCGTTTAAACGCACACGTTTCAGGAGAAGGAAACGCAAATGTAGTTCTCATAGAcgtttgttaaaacaatactattatttttttccctcgAAATAGTGAATAGATGAGCGGGGTGGGAAGAGAGATGAGCGTCTTCTTTTCTTGATTAGATGGCGAGAGCGAGAGGCCAGAAGATTTGGACGACGTTTGTGTGGAGGCGAGAGACGCTCTGTCGCGGCGCGTGGAGGCGGAACTGCGGCAGGCGTACGGGGGCGACGTCGTACTGCCCCCAGGACTGCTGCCCTCGGCCGCAGAACGTATCCTCCAGATGGCCAGCACCGAGCCCTACGGACTCAGGTAAGGCAACCAGTTCAACCGGCAATAATTTTGTGGCTGCCCGACATTCTGCTGCCACGGCTGTTAACATTTTAAGGTGAATGTGAAACACCACCTCAGCTGCTGTTAACAGCAGCAGTGGTGGTGTTTACTTATACCTTAAAATCCAAAAGTTCGTCGCAACAGAACTGGTCATTCTAGACTGACTGATTACTAGTCATATGTGAAATATCTGCCTCTTGAGAGAGAAATTTTAAATAAGATATAGTTGGTTGACCACACGAATAGACTGATATGAGCATTTCCTCACCGATTGTATTAGGAACCAACGAACGTTTGAATTTACGATTTCTGCAGTTTGCACAAATAACTTGTTAGTGGCTTTTATTAATTGCAAGTACcagaaattcaataaaatttaccAATAGCGTTTATTctgatgaaatgttcagtatagaaTGTCTACATTTTCTTTTAAAGGAATATAGGGCGTTGTAAATCGAGTAGTTTGCTTGTATTTAGTATTATCGATATGGAAAAAGGGTAGATCTTCTCCCCATGCTTCTTCTGTATCATCGCTGTCATCAATCAGATGTTTACTGGGAAATGGCCTCTAGACTTCCAgtaaagagggctatgcgtgaagcgttcattgaattcgaaagtgaaattctatgtaccgacttgacagaaaatcctaggaagttctggtcttacgttaaatcagtaagtggctcgaaacagcatatccagacactctgggatgatgatggcattgaaacagaggatgacacgcgtaaagctgaaatactaaacacctttttccaaagctgtttcacagaggaagaccgcactgcagttccttctctaaatcctcgcacaaacgaaaaaatggctgacatcgaaataagtgtccaaggaatagaaaagcaactggaatcactcaatagaggaaagtccactggacctgacgggataccaattcgattctacacagagtacgcgaaagaacttgccccccttctaacagccgtgtaccgcaagtctctagaggaacggagggttccaaatgattggaaaagagcacagattgtccctgtcttcaagaagggtcgtcgagcagatgcgcaaaactatagacctatatctcttacgtcgatctcttgtagaattttagaacatgttttttgctcgcgtatcatgtcatttctggaaacccagaatctactatgtaggaatcaacatggattccggaaacagcgatcgtgtgagacccaactcgccttatttgttcatgagacccagaaaatattagatacaggctcccaggtagatgctatttttcttgacttccggaaggcgttcgatacagtcccgcactgtcgcctgataaacaaagtaagagcctacggaatatcagaccagctgtgtggctggattgaagagtttttagcaaacagaacacagcatgttgttatcaatggagagacgtctacagacgttaaagtaacctctggcgtgccacaggggagtgttatgggaccattgcttttcacaatttatataaatgacttagtagatagtgtcggaagttccatgcggcttttcgcggatgatgctgtagtatacagagaagttgcagcattagaaaattgtagcgaaatgcaggaagatctgcagcggataggcacttggtgcagggagtggcaactgacccttaacatagacaaatgtaatgtattgcgaatacatagaaagaaggatcctttattgtatgattatatgatagcggaacaaacactggtagcagttacttctgtaaaatatctgggagtatgcgtgcggaacgatttgaagtggaatgatcatataaaattaattgttggtaaggcgggtaccaggttgagattcattgggagagtgcttagaaaatgtagtccatcaacaaaggaggtggcttacaaaacactcgttcgacctatacttgagtattgctcatcagtgtgggatccgtaccagatcggtgtgacggaggagatagagaagatccaaagaagagcggcgcgtttcgtcacagggttatttggtaaccgtgatagcgttacggagatgtttaataaactcaggtggcagactctgcaagagaggcgcactgcatcgcggtgtagcttgctcgccaggtttcgagagggtgcgtttctggatgaggtatcgaatatattgctcccccctacttatacctcccgaggagatcacgaatgtaaaattagagagattagagcgcgcacggaggctttcagacagtcgttcttcccgcgaaccatacgcgactggaacaggaaagtgaggtaatgacagtggcacgtaaagtgccctccgccacacaccgttgggtggcttgcggagtatcaatgtagataaatgtagatgtagatgtagatgtaaaatacgcCTTCGTATTCATCGCATTGTATGGACTTACAACAGTTTACCGATTATGGTTCCTACGAGTCATCATAAGGTCTGGAGTCTTCTTGCAAAAATAAGCCGTCGAACAGCCACCTAACACCAATCTTGGTCGCCGGCCAATAAGAAAAACTGTGCCTTTTGGCAAGCAATAACTGATAACTGGGCTAATAGtaatggccggccagagtgaccgagcggttctaggtgctacagtctggaaccgcgcgaccgctacggtcgcaggttcgaatcctgcctcgggcatggatgtgtgtgatgtccttaggttagttaggtttaagtagttctaagttctaggggactgatgacctcgagttaagccccatattgctcagagccatttgaaccaatcttggtCACCTGACTGGCAGTTGATTACAAGTGACAAAGATCGGCGTTAGGCAGAAGTTTGACGTATTACTTTTGTAACTAGATACTATATCTCATGATGACTCATAAGATCCGAAACCGGTAATTTGTTGTAAGTATCTCCAATGTGATCAATAAGTTGAGAATAAAAAAATCTTTTCTGTTAGATTTTTCCGTGCATTGTAGTATAGCTCTATGTTCGTCCTGCAAGCTTCTAATATCTACCCACCTTTCACGTGGTCACCATCTCATTCTCTTCTCTTGGAATCCAGAAAGGAACTTCGTTGGTTAATCTactatgtcaaaatggttcaaatggctctgagcactatgggactcaactgctgtggtcatcagtcccctagaacttagaattacttaaacctaactaacctaaggacatcacacacatctatgcccgaggcaggattcgaacctgcggccgtagcagtcgcacggttccggactgcgcgcctagaaccgcgagaccaccgcggccggcaatctacTATCTGTTCGAATGGATGCATGTCCTGGCCATCTCTCTTAACACTACGGTTGCACTTAAGTCATCCACTCAAGTGTGGTGCCTGATACTCTTCGCAAGAGTATTGGATCTTCATACATTGCCGTACTGATCTACCATTACGTCTCGCAACGAAGTAACCTTAACAGATTCTCAGCTGAATGTATGAATTTCATCCCTAGACACATATTCCAAGAGCACTATGTAAAAGAATCTTCATTGTGCATCTCTTGCACCATAATCGTAAAGCAGTTAGCCCCACTTGTGCAACTAGCGAGCGGGTACTTTTCTTAGCACATAAGTGTAGCCATATGGAAGAAGTTAAAGTAAATGAGTATAGCAGGATTGGTGTGTGATGTTCAGGCCCCTGTTTGCAACTTCttccaaatggacgccacttcggtgacttgtgtgtcccTAATCTACCTCAGTGATCCATTTGGGGAAAGGGCACCTGCAATTTAACGTGGAATCGGAACCACGTGTTGTTCGTGCCATATCTTCACATCAGTGGCAGGTGAAGGCTAGCGTAAATGCAGACCGAAAGATTCTGGTATCTGACTGGGATCCGATGCTGTGATGTTACAACCTCCACGTTCGCTCTTACCACTAGACTCCGAAGCCCGACGGCAGAAGAACGGTTAAAGGAAAGAATTAAATTAAGCGAACATAATTTCATTTTTTCTTACCCAACCAAAATAAGTGCCGTTCACATACTAAGTACAGAAATAGTGTGACTGGTACAgtctaacaaacattttttttcctaTAGTATTTTTTGCCAATggttatttttcgtgttttacaGAGGGTGCACGCTGCATATCGACTTGGATTCAGGAAAGCAGTCTGGAGAGCGACTACGCCTCACGACCGTGAAATGTGCGCCGGACACTGTCTCTACGTTCGAATTGTTCCTCACATTCCAGCAGGAGACCTCTTGGAAAACCGCCCTGCCGCAGTTCCTCAAGTAAGTACACCTTATCTCACCTCAACTTATTTCCAGTAGACATTCTGTGAACAACATAGGACTTTTCGCTAGTTGGAGTCGGTGAATGTGACATTAGAGATAAATCTCCCAAATCGTAATATAAATCTAATCCGCCTTGAGTCTCTGAAGCAATAAGTGTTTTCCGTTGGACAAGTCGCTTCAGAATAGCATTACTAGTTCTGGGGGCTTTTGTAATATAACAGTTTGATTACTGCTGTGAATATCAAGCACCAACACATAAAACTTATCTGTTTAAGTAAATCATTGGATGATTGTTATCCAGGCAGTTCCATATCGGTTACATCCAATGTAAGCTATAGTTACCGTCTGAATTCTGtcctcctttcgtctttcttccctTTGTAAACGCACATAGTCTGCCACGTTCTATGAAACCGCTTACTTTTGCCATGCGAATAATTGCAGGCTTTGTGGAACGAGTGAATTCTCTTAATCTTCGTATTAGAATTTACAGGTTTATCCATGACGTGATATATGTTGGTGAAAATCTTAATTTAAGCACAGGGTTACAATACGCTAGAGTATGCGATAGTGCTAAGATTTTGAATTTACTTGCATAAATCTTGTTCACTTCTGTTTGAATATTTAGGGTTATTGAGTAGAGTCTTACTTTTTACTACCGTTTAAGCAAATAACAATTGGTTTGCAACTAAATTTAGCGGTCACATTCATATATAAGATTGCAGAAGAGAAAACTGTGTTTAGTTGGCTCTAATGAATAGTTTTGACTTAGAAGTACAGGAAAGCTGAAGCGTCTcgaagtatcaaaatatgtttgaGTTCCATTTGTCGACAGTAAGAGACATTCTTGAACAGAAATAGCCAATGAACTATAGATTAATGCTTACGTGTAGCTGTGCATAGATCCTCGTACGAATGGTATATATTATACAGGATGGtaagaaacagtatgaaaagtttGTAAGGATGTTACAGGGTAGATTGGTAGATTGTGCGAGGAATAACTGTTAAAAAGCAAATtccatacgttgtgccgtttctgaattaattagcactgaagttagccaatcaggtcattaCGTCAGCAAATTGAAGCAGCCAGCCAGAGACAGCGTCGCCAcacttgttcttcgtttggtttgctCAAAAGAAACGTAGGTTGTGCCTACTTAGCTTAAATGTATCACGTTCGAAAAAGACGTATTTCAACTTGTACTGAGCTTTTGAACAAGTGGTGACTCACGGGACCCACAGTCTTCGCACTGTCGCATTTTAGCGCGTGCGgttgcttgaatttgcgtgcggaACGACCTAATTGGCTAACGTCAGTGGTAAC of Schistocerca serialis cubense isolate TAMUIC-IGC-003099 chromosome 2, iqSchSeri2.2, whole genome shotgun sequence contains these proteins:
- the LOC126457163 gene encoding protein charybde-like, with product MVKRVVSELNCDSPASFEKAMEVLPCPLSVDFSCFYDGESERPEDLDDVCVEARDALSRRVEAELRQAYGGDVVLPPGLLPSAAERILQMASTEPYGLRGCTLHIDLDSGKQSGERLRLTTVKCAPDTVSTFELFLTFQQETSWKTALPQFLKNLTSGGALVLSRDFTLSKKRLFRSYS